One part of the Arthrobacter tumbae genome encodes these proteins:
- a CDS encoding flavin monoamine oxidase family protein, which yields MQFVLARRQPCREDTMRIIESDVVVVGAGPSGLTAARELRKAGHSVTVLEARDRVGGRTHTDVIDGAVLEIGGQWVSPDQEALIGLLDELVLETYSRYREGESVYIGADGKAIRYTGEMFPVSRRTSAEMSRLIDELDRLAAQMDPKAPWEHPQARELDTVSFHSWLRQQSGDEEACNNIGLFIAGGMLTKPAHAFSTLQAVLMAASAGSFSHLVDEDFILDKRVVGGMQSVSERMAAELGDDVVLNSPVRTLRWSEGQDGSTSVTAKSENVTVNARYAIMAVPPNLYSRVSYEPPLPRRQHQMHQHQSLGLVIKVHAVYETPFWREDGLSGTGFSAGSIVQEVYDNTNHQDPRGTLVAFISDEKADAVFELSVEDRRRQILESIAGFLGPKALQPEVYYESDWGSEEWTRGAYAASYDLGGLHRYAKHQLTPVGPIYWSSSDLAAEGYQHVDGAIRMGQLTARNITTALQKQRALIG from the coding sequence ATGCAATTCGTTTTAGCGCGGCGCCAGCCGTGTAGAGAGGACACCATGAGGATCATCGAAAGCGACGTCGTCGTCGTTGGCGCAGGACCGTCAGGACTGACTGCAGCGAGGGAGCTGCGGAAGGCCGGCCACTCCGTTACTGTTCTTGAGGCCCGGGACCGCGTGGGCGGCCGTACCCATACCGATGTGATCGACGGCGCTGTTCTGGAAATCGGCGGACAGTGGGTCTCCCCGGACCAGGAGGCGCTGATCGGCCTGCTCGATGAGCTCGTCCTGGAAACCTACTCGCGTTACCGCGAGGGCGAGTCCGTCTACATCGGCGCGGACGGCAAGGCAATCCGGTACACCGGCGAGATGTTCCCCGTCAGCCGCCGGACGAGCGCCGAAATGTCACGGCTCATCGACGAACTGGACCGCTTGGCAGCCCAGATGGATCCCAAGGCCCCGTGGGAGCACCCGCAGGCCCGTGAGCTGGACACCGTTTCCTTCCATTCCTGGCTCCGGCAGCAGTCCGGTGATGAGGAAGCCTGCAACAACATCGGCCTGTTCATCGCCGGCGGCATGCTCACCAAGCCGGCCCACGCCTTCTCCACGCTGCAGGCTGTGCTGATGGCCGCCTCCGCCGGCTCGTTCTCCCACCTCGTCGACGAGGATTTCATCCTCGACAAGCGCGTGGTCGGCGGAATGCAGTCAGTGTCGGAGCGCATGGCAGCGGAGCTTGGGGACGACGTCGTCCTGAACAGTCCCGTGCGCACGCTTCGCTGGTCGGAAGGGCAGGACGGCTCCACCAGCGTGACCGCCAAGTCGGAGAATGTGACCGTCAACGCGCGGTACGCGATCATGGCCGTGCCGCCGAACCTGTACTCGCGGGTCTCCTACGAACCCCCGTTGCCGCGCAGGCAGCACCAGATGCACCAGCACCAGTCGCTCGGTTTGGTGATCAAGGTGCACGCCGTCTATGAGACGCCGTTCTGGCGCGAGGACGGCCTGTCCGGTACCGGCTTCAGCGCCGGGTCGATCGTGCAGGAGGTCTACGACAACACCAACCATCAGGACCCACGCGGGACCCTCGTTGCGTTCATCTCCGATGAGAAGGCCGACGCCGTGTTCGAGCTCTCCGTCGAGGACAGGCGCCGGCAGATCCTCGAATCCATCGCCGGGTTCCTGGGACCGAAGGCGCTGCAGCCCGAGGTGTACTACGAGTCCGACTGGGGCTCCGAGGAATGGACCCGGGGCGCTTACGCCGCCAGCTATGACCTCGGCGGCCTGCACCGCTACGCCAAGCACCAGCTCACGCCGGTGGGCCCCATCTACTGGTCCAGCTCCGACCTCGCGGCCGAGGGCTACCAGCACGTTGACGGCGCCATCCGCATGGGCCAGCTGACGGCCCGGAACATCACGACGGCGCTCCAGAAGCAGCGCGCACTCATCGGATGA
- a CDS encoding Hpt domain-containing protein: protein MSKNKRPPLVDRKVLHRLEDEFEDPGPAHSFVRDFIAFWDERYLRLAEAVQRPDEAASLDALLSVRIASSMIGAARLARLTANLESSLKRGHLEAVAEALPHLKHCGDATVRKLTTKYMNADW, encoded by the coding sequence ATGTCGAAGAACAAGCGCCCTCCGCTTGTGGACCGGAAGGTTCTGCACAGGCTGGAGGATGAGTTCGAGGATCCCGGTCCTGCGCATTCCTTCGTGCGTGACTTCATCGCCTTCTGGGACGAGAGGTACCTCCGCCTCGCGGAAGCCGTGCAGCGACCTGACGAAGCCGCGTCTCTCGACGCACTACTCAGTGTGAGAATTGCCTCGTCCATGATCGGCGCCGCCCGGCTCGCGAGACTGACGGCCAACCTCGAGTCGAGCCTGAAACGCGGGCATCTGGAAGCGGTTGCCGAAGCTCTTCCCCACTTGAAGCATTGCGGCGACGCGACAGTCAGGAAGCTCACCACGAAGTACATGAACGCCGACTGGTGA
- a CDS encoding EamA family transporter, protein MRTSSIPAPVLMIMAVLSVQFGAALARTQFDAVGPTGAVFLRLLFGALILLAVVRPKVRGWKREQWAAAAVLGVALAGMNSLIYLAIGVIPIGVAVTLEFTGPLLLALVQTRRLADAAWALLAFAGVVLLGFDDGSALPLAGILFALGAGAFWAVYILASARVGRLVPGVEGLAVSMAIGALIVLPFGASRAAAGALGSPLVLPVFVGVALLSSAFPYALEMLALQRLSTRVFGVLSALGPAMAALAGLLVLSQALGAREIIALVLVTAASIGVTVGVRRRRPPAPEIPPTPAP, encoded by the coding sequence ATGCGCACCTCCTCCATACCTGCTCCCGTGCTGATGATTATGGCGGTGCTGTCCGTCCAGTTCGGCGCGGCGCTGGCCAGGACCCAGTTCGACGCCGTGGGCCCCACCGGCGCAGTGTTCCTCCGGTTGCTGTTCGGTGCGCTGATTCTGCTGGCCGTGGTGCGCCCGAAGGTGCGCGGGTGGAAGCGCGAGCAGTGGGCGGCCGCAGCGGTGCTGGGCGTCGCGCTGGCAGGGATGAACAGCCTCATCTATCTCGCCATCGGCGTGATCCCGATCGGTGTGGCCGTCACGCTCGAGTTCACCGGCCCCCTGCTGCTGGCACTGGTTCAGACCCGCCGCCTCGCTGACGCGGCATGGGCGCTGCTGGCGTTTGCCGGCGTCGTTCTGTTGGGTTTCGATGACGGCAGCGCCCTGCCGCTCGCCGGCATCCTCTTCGCGCTCGGCGCGGGTGCCTTCTGGGCCGTCTACATCCTCGCCAGCGCGCGCGTGGGACGGCTGGTTCCCGGGGTTGAGGGTCTTGCCGTGTCCATGGCGATCGGAGCGCTGATCGTCCTGCCGTTCGGCGCATCGCGCGCCGCAGCGGGCGCTCTCGGGTCACCGCTGGTGCTGCCCGTGTTCGTCGGTGTTGCCCTGCTTTCCAGCGCGTTCCCCTATGCACTGGAGATGCTCGCGCTGCAGCGGCTGTCCACGCGGGTGTTCGGCGTACTGTCTGCCCTAGGGCCGGCCATGGCCGCGCTCGCGGGGCTGCTGGTGCTCAGCCAGGCGCTGGGCGCACGGGAAATTATCGCGCTGGTGCTGGTCACGGCTGCATCGATCGGAGTGACAGTCGGCGTACGACGACGGCGCCCGCCTGCTCCGGAAATCCCGCCGACTCCCGCGCCGTGA
- a CDS encoding amidohydrolase family protein: protein MILHQVRPWGGQLSDVELQDGRITAIQPSATAPEGGAVAPDASADVVDGRGRLLLPSFSDVHVHLDSTRLGLPFRPHTGRPGVWGMMLNDRENWRTAEAPIADRTAFTLATMIEHGTTRVRSYAQIDADCRLERFDAVVSAREAHHARADVEIIAFPQAGLLLEEGVVPLMEESLKQGADVIGGIDPCQLDRDPVRHLDIVFGLAEKYQVPIDIHLHEPGELGVYSADLILERTRATGMQGRVTISHGYSLGSVSDSTTRRLIDEFAEADIAMATVAPSVRDPLPLRHLTEAGVRVGLGEDGQRDYWSPYGNGDMLDRTWQLAFTNGYRADELIEHCFAVASIGGASILDPGSARLTSVSDRPGLLVGDPAELLLLAGETVTSAIMDRPSDRTVIHRGRVVADQLGLTPLG, encoded by the coding sequence ATGATTCTGCACCAGGTACGCCCGTGGGGCGGCCAGCTGTCGGACGTGGAACTGCAGGACGGGCGCATCACCGCCATCCAGCCTTCCGCAACTGCTCCGGAAGGCGGAGCTGTAGCGCCTGACGCAAGTGCCGACGTCGTCGACGGCAGGGGGCGGCTACTGCTTCCCTCTTTCTCCGATGTCCACGTGCACCTTGATTCGACGCGCCTCGGGCTGCCGTTCCGGCCCCACACCGGCCGCCCAGGGGTCTGGGGAATGATGCTGAACGACCGCGAGAACTGGCGCACGGCTGAGGCGCCCATCGCAGACCGGACCGCATTCACGCTCGCCACGATGATCGAGCACGGCACCACCCGGGTACGCAGCTACGCGCAGATTGACGCCGACTGCCGGCTCGAACGTTTCGACGCGGTTGTCTCCGCCCGGGAAGCGCACCATGCACGCGCTGACGTGGAGATTATCGCTTTTCCGCAGGCCGGGCTGCTGCTTGAAGAGGGCGTGGTGCCGCTGATGGAGGAGTCCCTGAAACAGGGTGCGGATGTGATCGGCGGGATCGATCCGTGCCAGCTGGACAGGGATCCCGTGCGCCACCTCGACATCGTTTTCGGGCTGGCCGAAAAGTACCAGGTGCCGATCGACATCCACCTGCATGAGCCCGGAGAGCTCGGCGTGTACAGCGCGGACCTCATCCTCGAACGGACCCGCGCCACGGGGATGCAGGGCAGGGTCACCATCTCGCACGGGTACTCGCTGGGCAGCGTGTCCGACAGCACCACCCGCCGGCTGATCGACGAGTTCGCGGAGGCTGACATTGCCATGGCGACGGTCGCGCCGTCAGTTCGGGATCCGCTGCCGCTGCGGCACCTCACCGAAGCCGGCGTCCGCGTGGGGCTCGGCGAGGATGGTCAACGCGACTACTGGTCGCCCTATGGCAACGGGGACATGCTCGACCGCACCTGGCAGCTCGCCTTCACCAACGGCTATCGGGCGGACGAACTCATCGAGCACTGCTTCGCCGTCGCAAGCATCGGCGGTGCGTCAATCCTGGATCCGGGCTCGGCACGGTTGACCAGCGTCAGCGACCGGCCGGGCCTGTTGGTCGGCGACCCGGCGGAGCTGTTGCTCCTCGCTGGTGAAACCGTCACCTCTGCCATCATGGACAGGCCGTCGGACCGGACGGTCATTCACCGGGGACGGGTGGTGGCGGACCAGCTGGGCCTGACGCCGCTTGGCTAA
- a CDS encoding ROK family transcriptional regulator — protein sequence MSERSGTEDLRRRNLSSVLTAAHRHGPLTRAALVQRCSLTRSTIGALVGELSALGLVYETDAAAARVGRPSPMVHASERVVALAVNPDVDAVTVGVVGLGGTVHRRIRYNTSSIPSLEDAVNITRAVVEGLSVELAGSEHVLGLGLAIPGLVNAEVGQVLLAPHLGWKDVDVVGPFRDALGMPVVAANDATLGTLAESIFGAAAGYRDALYLNGSASGIGGGAIVGGHPLGGASGYAGEFGHMVIQPDGEQCHCGRRGCLETEVNLERLLKVTGLDHAQAEQLEDVLRSSTSFPARREIRRQTDLLAIALSNLVNVFNPRIIVLGGFLGVLLAADRERLSAAVAAGPISGLGTEVHLERAALGAELLLVGAAEAVFAGLLTEPRSVATR from the coding sequence GTGAGCGAGCGCAGCGGCACTGAGGATTTGCGGCGCCGCAACCTCTCCTCCGTCCTCACCGCTGCCCATCGGCACGGCCCGCTCACCCGCGCCGCCCTCGTTCAGCGCTGCAGCCTCACCCGGTCCACCATCGGCGCCCTCGTCGGTGAGTTGTCTGCTCTTGGCCTGGTGTACGAGACGGACGCCGCAGCCGCGAGAGTTGGCCGGCCCAGCCCCATGGTTCATGCGAGTGAACGGGTGGTCGCGCTCGCGGTGAATCCGGACGTCGATGCGGTGACGGTGGGCGTCGTCGGACTCGGCGGCACCGTCCATCGCCGAATTCGCTACAACACGTCATCCATTCCCTCGCTGGAGGACGCAGTCAACATCACGCGTGCCGTTGTGGAGGGGCTCTCGGTGGAACTGGCGGGAAGCGAGCATGTGCTTGGCCTGGGCCTCGCCATCCCAGGACTGGTCAACGCAGAAGTGGGCCAAGTGCTGCTCGCGCCGCATCTCGGCTGGAAGGATGTCGACGTCGTCGGGCCGTTCCGGGACGCGCTGGGAATGCCGGTCGTGGCGGCAAATGACGCGACGCTCGGCACGCTCGCCGAGAGCATCTTCGGCGCAGCGGCGGGGTACCGCGACGCGCTCTACCTGAACGGCAGCGCCTCCGGAATCGGCGGGGGAGCGATTGTTGGGGGGCACCCTCTGGGTGGGGCCTCCGGGTACGCCGGCGAGTTCGGGCACATGGTGATCCAGCCCGACGGAGAGCAATGCCACTGCGGCCGGCGAGGATGCCTCGAAACCGAGGTGAACCTGGAACGGCTGCTGAAGGTTACCGGTTTGGACCATGCCCAGGCGGAGCAACTCGAGGATGTTCTCCGTTCAAGCACGTCCTTCCCTGCGCGGCGGGAGATCCGGCGGCAGACAGACCTGCTGGCCATCGCACTGAGCAACCTCGTGAACGTTTTCAATCCGCGGATAATCGTGCTCGGCGGGTTCCTCGGTGTGCTGCTTGCCGCGGACAGGGAGCGCCTGAGTGCCGCCGTCGCTGCGGGACCGATCAGCGGCCTGGGCACGGAAGTGCACCTCGAGCGCGCTGCCCTCGGTGCCGAACTGCTGCTCGTGGGAGCCGCGGAGGCAGTGTTCGCCGGGCTCCTCACTGAGCCACGGAGCGTTGCGACCCGTTAG
- the xylA gene encoding xylose isomerase, producing the protein MSPQPTPADRFTFGLWTVGWTGTDPFGTDTRAALDPVEAVHRLAELGAYGVTFHDNDLVPFGSKDQQRESILGSFRDALAETGLKVPMVTTNLFSHPVFKDGGFTSNDRSIRRYALRKVLTNIDLAAELGAETFVMWGGREGSEYDGSKDLAAALSRMKEGVDTVAGYIKEKGYGLRLALEPKPNEPRGDIFLPTVGHALAFIAELEHGDIVGVNPETGHEQMAGLNFTHGIAQALWAGKLFHIDLNGQRGVKYDQDLVFGHGDLTSAFFTVDLLENGFPNGGPRYEGPRHFDYKPSRTDGYDGVWDSARANMAMYLLLKERALAFRADPEVQEALKTSGVVELGEPTLAAGETTADLLADRTAFEDFDAEKASERSFAFIRLNQLAMEHLLGSRSY; encoded by the coding sequence ATGTCACCTCAGCCCACACCGGCAGATCGCTTCACCTTCGGCCTCTGGACCGTCGGATGGACGGGCACCGACCCCTTCGGCACCGACACCCGGGCAGCACTCGATCCCGTCGAAGCGGTCCATCGTCTCGCCGAACTCGGCGCCTACGGCGTCACCTTCCATGACAATGACCTCGTCCCGTTCGGCTCCAAGGACCAGCAGCGCGAAAGCATCCTCGGCAGCTTCCGCGACGCGTTGGCTGAAACCGGGCTGAAGGTACCGATGGTGACCACCAACCTGTTCAGCCACCCGGTGTTCAAGGACGGCGGCTTCACCAGCAATGACCGCTCTATCCGGCGATACGCCCTGCGGAAGGTCCTGACCAACATCGATCTCGCTGCCGAGCTCGGCGCCGAGACCTTCGTAATGTGGGGCGGACGGGAAGGCTCCGAGTATGACGGTTCCAAGGACCTGGCCGCGGCCCTCAGCCGGATGAAGGAAGGCGTGGACACTGTCGCCGGCTACATCAAGGAGAAGGGCTACGGCCTCCGTCTTGCCCTGGAGCCGAAGCCGAACGAACCCCGCGGCGACATCTTCCTGCCGACGGTGGGCCACGCGCTGGCGTTCATCGCCGAACTCGAGCATGGCGACATCGTCGGCGTCAATCCTGAGACCGGCCACGAGCAGATGGCGGGCCTGAACTTCACCCACGGCATCGCGCAGGCGCTCTGGGCGGGCAAGCTGTTCCACATCGACCTCAACGGCCAGCGCGGCGTCAAGTATGACCAGGACCTTGTGTTCGGCCACGGCGATCTCACCAGCGCCTTCTTCACGGTCGACCTCCTGGAGAACGGCTTCCCCAACGGCGGCCCACGCTATGAGGGTCCCCGCCACTTCGACTACAAGCCGTCACGCACCGACGGTTACGACGGCGTCTGGGACTCCGCGCGCGCCAACATGGCCATGTACCTGCTGCTCAAGGAACGCGCACTCGCCTTCCGCGCCGACCCGGAGGTGCAGGAGGCGCTGAAGACGTCCGGCGTCGTCGAACTCGGTGAGCCCACCCTGGCAGCGGGAGAAACCACCGCTGACCTTCTCGCGGACCGGACTGCGTTTGAGGATTTCGACGCCGAGAAGGCCTCCGAGCGGTCCTTCGCCTTCATCCGGCTGAACCAGCTGGCCATGGAGCACCTCCTCGGATCGCGCTCCTATTAA
- a CDS encoding xylulokinase, which yields MALVAGVDSSTQSCKVVIRDAESGELVRSGSAQHPPGTEVHPDAWWSALQQAIAVAGGFDDVAAVSVAGQQHGMVCLDGTGEVVRPALLWNDTRSAEAAAALVQEKGAQWWAETTGTVPVASLTATKLRWLAENEPENAARTAAVCLPHDWLSWRLAGYGPGSGIDGLKELATDRSDASGTGYWSPSEGYLAEVLEATLGHVPVLPEVLGPLEFRKDPGGRIIGAGTGDNAGAGLGVGAAEGDVVVSVGTSGTVFAVSGRPTLDASGLVAGFADATGNYLPLACTLNATLVLDATARLLGVDHEEFARLALQAPAGADGLTLVPYLAGERTPNLPDATGSLHGLTLQNYTPANVVRAAVEGVVCSLADGLKALTDAGVVARRIILVGGGARSAALRRVVCAVFGLPVSVPSPGEYVADGAARQAAGALHGALPGWRTSSVELVQAEPTPEVLTRYREVAVRSSPDLPISRRRNKGE from the coding sequence ATGGCCCTGGTAGCCGGAGTAGACAGCTCCACACAGTCGTGCAAGGTGGTGATCCGGGACGCGGAGTCCGGCGAACTGGTGCGCTCCGGCTCAGCACAGCACCCGCCCGGAACGGAAGTGCATCCCGATGCCTGGTGGTCCGCACTGCAACAGGCCATTGCGGTGGCGGGCGGCTTCGACGACGTCGCGGCCGTCTCGGTCGCCGGCCAGCAGCACGGCATGGTGTGCCTGGACGGCACTGGCGAGGTGGTGCGTCCGGCGCTGCTCTGGAATGACACACGCTCGGCCGAAGCAGCGGCGGCGCTTGTCCAGGAGAAGGGCGCACAGTGGTGGGCCGAGACAACCGGCACCGTCCCGGTGGCATCCCTGACCGCGACCAAGTTACGCTGGCTCGCCGAAAACGAGCCGGAGAACGCCGCGCGGACTGCGGCGGTCTGCCTGCCGCACGACTGGCTAAGCTGGCGCCTTGCGGGCTACGGTCCCGGGTCAGGGATCGATGGGCTGAAGGAACTGGCTACCGACCGTTCGGACGCATCCGGTACGGGTTACTGGTCGCCCTCCGAGGGATATCTGGCCGAGGTGCTGGAAGCCACTCTGGGGCACGTTCCGGTTCTTCCTGAGGTTCTGGGTCCGCTCGAGTTCCGGAAGGATCCCGGCGGCCGCATCATCGGGGCCGGCACGGGTGACAACGCTGGGGCTGGACTGGGCGTAGGAGCGGCGGAGGGCGACGTCGTTGTTTCGGTCGGTACGTCAGGCACCGTTTTCGCGGTGTCCGGCAGGCCGACGTTGGACGCTTCCGGCCTGGTGGCCGGCTTTGCCGATGCGACCGGCAACTATCTGCCGCTGGCATGCACGCTCAACGCCACCCTCGTGCTCGACGCAACCGCTCGTCTGCTCGGCGTCGACCACGAGGAGTTTGCGCGGCTCGCGCTGCAGGCGCCTGCCGGCGCGGACGGCCTCACTTTGGTGCCCTATCTCGCCGGCGAGCGCACTCCCAACCTGCCGGACGCGACAGGTTCATTGCACGGCCTGACCCTGCAGAACTACACGCCCGCGAACGTGGTGCGGGCCGCCGTGGAGGGCGTGGTCTGCTCGCTCGCGGACGGGCTCAAGGCGCTGACCGACGCGGGAGTTGTTGCGCGGCGGATCATCCTCGTGGGCGGCGGCGCGCGTTCGGCAGCACTGCGGCGCGTTGTCTGTGCCGTCTTTGGACTACCGGTGTCGGTGCCGAGCCCGGGCGAATATGTGGCCGACGGCGCTGCCCGCCAGGCCGCCGGCGCGTTGCATGGCGCCCTGCCGGGCTGGCGGACCAGCAGCGTCGAGCTCGTGCAGGCTGAGCCGACGCCGGAGGTGCTGACGCGCTACCGGGAAGTGGCTGTGCGCTCCTCACCTGACCTTCCGATTAGCAGGCGCCGAAATAAGGGAGAGTAG
- the vapB gene encoding type II toxin-antitoxin system VapB family antitoxin — protein MMTTTRILRTSRSQIIRIPEALQWPDNVKEVEVIQDGPSRIITPVDRSWDVWFAEPPADGSYPAERDQL, from the coding sequence ATGATGACCACCACAAGAATTCTTAGGACCAGCCGGTCCCAAATCATTCGCATACCCGAAGCACTGCAATGGCCTGACAACGTGAAGGAAGTTGAGGTCATTCAAGATGGCCCATCGCGGATAATCACGCCTGTAGATCGGTCATGGGACGTGTGGTTTGCCGAGCCGCCAGCGGACGGCAGTTACCCGGCTGAGCGCGATCAGTTGTAG
- a CDS encoding DNA cytosine methyltransferase has protein sequence MPSSTFKIAALFAGIGGIELGINRALGADAETELFCEWWEPAQLVLKSRFPGVEVHPDIRELKSLPSEVNLVTAGFPCTDLSQAGRTAGIGGINSGLVKHLFEALRVSGTSRRLPSLLIENVPNMLALDRGSAMKYLISEIESLGYRWAYRVVDSRFTGVPQRRRRVIMLASTDFDPRDVLFADDAGVRPEDAFADDAFGFYWTEGRGGLGWAQDAVPTLKGGSTIGIPSPPAVWVPGAATGRKFVKPSIEDAEAMQGFERGWTLVDGISTKKNGPRWKLIGNAVTVGVSTWVARNLADPGEARASYSRWEFHQGSWPKAAWGENGKIYSAPHLSEFPTHEPYQHLAQVMDSSAAEVLSHRASAGFYKRLQLGNLGRHPGFRTDISEHVDVVSVL, from the coding sequence GTGCCGAGTTCGACGTTCAAAATCGCAGCCCTCTTCGCGGGTATCGGCGGTATCGAACTCGGCATCAATCGCGCACTCGGCGCTGATGCAGAAACTGAGTTGTTCTGTGAGTGGTGGGAGCCGGCTCAACTGGTCTTGAAGTCGAGATTTCCCGGCGTCGAAGTCCACCCGGATATTCGTGAGCTAAAGTCGCTGCCGTCTGAGGTGAATCTTGTAACGGCAGGCTTTCCCTGCACAGACCTATCTCAGGCGGGACGGACGGCTGGGATCGGAGGTATCAACTCCGGCCTGGTGAAGCACCTCTTCGAAGCACTGCGGGTCAGTGGAACATCTCGACGCTTGCCAAGCCTTCTTATCGAGAACGTGCCAAACATGCTTGCTTTAGATCGCGGTTCGGCGATGAAGTACCTCATATCTGAAATTGAATCCCTTGGATACAGATGGGCATATCGCGTTGTGGATTCTCGATTCACGGGTGTCCCCCAACGTCGCCGCCGAGTGATAATGCTCGCGTCGACCGACTTCGACCCTCGCGACGTTCTCTTCGCTGACGACGCGGGGGTAAGGCCCGAGGACGCGTTCGCCGACGATGCATTCGGCTTCTACTGGACCGAGGGCCGAGGCGGTCTTGGTTGGGCTCAGGACGCGGTGCCGACTCTGAAGGGAGGTTCCACTATTGGTATTCCGTCTCCTCCGGCGGTATGGGTGCCGGGCGCGGCAACGGGTAGAAAGTTCGTTAAGCCCTCAATTGAGGACGCCGAGGCGATGCAAGGTTTCGAACGAGGTTGGACGCTTGTAGACGGCATAAGTACAAAGAAAAACGGTCCTCGGTGGAAGCTGATTGGCAATGCCGTTACAGTCGGGGTCTCCACCTGGGTTGCTCGAAATTTGGCTGACCCCGGTGAAGCAAGAGCTTCCTATAGCCGATGGGAATTTCATCAAGGTTCATGGCCGAAAGCCGCCTGGGGCGAGAACGGGAAGATTTACAGCGCTCCTCACTTGTCGGAGTTCCCCACTCACGAGCCATATCAGCATCTCGCGCAGGTCATGGATTCGTCGGCTGCCGAAGTCCTTTCTCACCGCGCAAGCGCAGGCTTCTATAAGCGGCTTCAGTTGGGAAACTTGGGCCGTCACCCGGGCTTTCGAACCGATATCTCAGAGCACGTCGACGTAGTTTCCGTGTTGTAG
- a CDS encoding restriction endonuclease has product MEREFELLSPPVDVADVIVNFGGTQGWFSSSQEAVERAATWKPGLLKRLRRVLTSAREQGRFVRFDFNASDETQIQGHCYPDARDSSDFALEKEGRIEVDDYRDAIVRGTSSEFESICRGVLALVGCRAPVLTPHSNDQGFDLFGEYSMEGRLDRRYHLGGPDRAMTVWIAGQAKKYADEVGVDHVREFIGARELMKLGIFTDGGKALERFTPKAYQPVYLFFMTTGRLTRGAVDLITQTGVVLFDLESIAVLLADHNVATGPSGFEQSLFDTWVKENQSA; this is encoded by the coding sequence GTGGAGCGCGAGTTCGAGTTACTCTCTCCGCCGGTCGATGTCGCAGACGTTATTGTGAACTTTGGGGGCACCCAAGGATGGTTTTCTAGCTCGCAGGAGGCAGTTGAACGGGCCGCAACTTGGAAGCCGGGACTTCTTAAGAGACTGCGCCGTGTCCTTACGTCCGCGCGCGAGCAAGGTCGATTTGTCCGCTTCGACTTCAATGCTTCCGACGAGACCCAAATTCAGGGACACTGTTACCCCGACGCCCGTGACTCGTCGGACTTTGCCCTCGAAAAAGAAGGGAGAATTGAGGTTGATGATTATCGCGATGCAATAGTGCGAGGTACGAGCTCAGAATTCGAGTCCATCTGCCGAGGAGTGCTTGCGCTCGTGGGTTGCCGAGCTCCCGTCTTAACCCCTCATTCCAACGATCAGGGTTTCGATCTGTTCGGTGAATACAGCATGGAGGGCAGGCTGGACCGCCGTTACCACTTGGGCGGCCCGGACCGCGCCATGACAGTGTGGATAGCGGGTCAGGCCAAAAAATACGCTGACGAAGTTGGTGTGGACCACGTGCGAGAGTTTATAGGTGCCCGGGAGTTGATGAAGCTAGGAATCTTCACTGACGGCGGCAAAGCACTAGAAAGATTTACACCGAAGGCATATCAGCCGGTGTACCTGTTCTTCATGACGACCGGAAGGCTCACTCGAGGAGCAGTGGACCTGATCACTCAAACGGGAGTGGTGCTGTTCGACTTGGAAAGCATTGCGGTTCTTCTCGCCGATCACAACGTGGCGACGGGGCCCTCGGGCTTTGAACAGTCCCTATTCGATACGTGGGTGAAGGAAAACCAGTCGGCCTAA